A single genomic interval of Prunus dulcis chromosome 5, ALMONDv2, whole genome shotgun sequence harbors:
- the LOC117628554 gene encoding cellulose synthase-like protein G3: MQEQKYKKGDSNSKSFHSCTIMSTTTTHNDLPLHTHKRSRRTTANRLFAVVHSCAILALLYRHALSLLHSTSLTSFLITLTFLISDSILAFMYSTAQSPRMTPIYRKEFPENLKRVVKESDFPALDMIICTADPFKEPPMNVVNTALSVMAYDYPTDKVSVYVSDDGGSALTLFAFMEAARFASHWLPFCRENSIVERCPEAYFETDHSRLPEADKIKIMYQGMKGMVNNVIERGKVGDEYITGERERLAFRKWTDGFTRQDHPTIIQVLLDNSEDRDIADNSMPNLIYVSREKSRTSHHNFKAGALNALLRVSATMTNAPIVLTLDCDMFSNDPQTPHRALCYFLDPKIQSKLGYVQFPQRFHGIDKSDMYASENRHLFEINPQGMDGVLGPNYVGTGCFFSRRVFFGGPSKFLPPGNPQLGPNNVVDKPIQSPEVLELAHHVAACNYEKNSNWGSKIGVRYGSLVEDYFTGYRLQCEGWKSIFCNPDKPAFSGDSPINLIDVLNQTKRWAIGLLEVCFSRYSPITFGIKAMGLRMGLAYCYGFWAIWSIPITTYAFLPQLALLNGLTIFPKVSEPWFLLYVFVFIGAYFEDLLDFHSIGVTFQKWWSDQRMWLIKGLSSFLFGSIEFFFKSFGIATLGFNVTSKVIDEDQSKRYEQGRMEFGVPSPLFVPLTTAAVVNLAAFAWGHVEVFRGSNGLEGLLMQMFIAGFGIANCMPIYEGIIRSDKGKIPTKITLVSTFIAFALYAAAYVTLRN, from the exons ATGCAAGAGCAGAAGTACAAGAAGGGAGACTCAAACTCAAAGAGTTTCCATTCTTGCACCATCAtgtccaccaccaccacccataATGACCTCCCACTACACACCCACAAGCGCTCCCGTCGAACGACCGCGAACCGCTTGTTTGCGGTGGTTCACTCGTGTGCCATCCTAGCCCTTCTCTACCGCCAtgcactctctctcctccactCCACATCCCTCACCTCTTTCCTTATCACCCTTACCTTCCTCATCTCCGACTCTATTCTGGCTTTCATGTACAGCACCGCACAATCTCCTCGTATGACACCGATTTACCGTAAAGAATTCCCCGAAAACCTGAAAAGGGTTGTCAAAGAATCGGATTTCCCAGCGTTAGACATGATCATATGCACTGCTGATCCTTTCAAAGAGCCACCAATGAACGTGGTAAACACCGCCTTATCGGTCATGGCTTATGATTATCCGACCGATAAGGTTTCGGTGTATGTTTCAGATGATGGGGGCTCGGCTCTCACTCTCTTTGCTTTCATGGAGGCCGCCAGGTTTGCAAGCCACTGGTTACCTTTCTGCAGAGAGAACAGCATAGTGGAACGCTGCCCTGAAGCTTACTTTGAAACTGATCATTCTCGGTTACCCGAAGCTGACAAGATCAAG ATTATGTACCAAGGCATGAAAGGGATGGTAAACAATGTAATTGAAAGAGGCAAAGTTGGCGACGAATATATAACTGGAGAACGGGAAAGGCTAGCTTTTAGGAAATGGACAGACGGATTTACCCGACAAGATCATCCCACTATTATTCAG GTTCTTTTGGACAATAGCGAAGACAGAGACATCGCAGACAATTCAATGCCAAACCTAATATACGTCTCTAGAGAGAAAAGCAGGACATCACACCACAATTTTAAAGCTGGTGCCCTTAATGCTCTT CTTCGAGTCTCAGCCACCATGACCAATGCTCCAATAGTCTTAACCCTAGACTGTGACATGTTCTCCAATGATCCCCAAACACCTCATCGTGCCCTCTGTTACTTCTTAGACCCCAAAATTCAATCTAAACTAGGGTATGTGCAGTTTCCTCAACGCTTTCATGGGATCGACAAGAGCGACATGTATGCATCTGAAAACAGGCATTTGTTTGAAATTAATCCACAAGGAATGGATGGGGTTTTAGGGCCAAATTATGTAGGAACTGGGTGTTTTTTCTCAAGAAGAGTTTTCTTTGGCGGCCCATCAAAGTTTTTACCACCCGGAAACCCCCAACTTGGTCCAAACAATGTGGTGGACAAGCCCATTCAGAGTCCAGAGGTTCTAGAATTGGCACACCATGTTGCAGCTTGCAACTATGAGAAAAACTCCAATTGGGGATCAAAG ATTGGCGTGAGATATGGTTCGCTGGTGGAGGACTACTTTACTGGTTATCGTTTGCAGTGTGAGGGGTGGAAGTCTATATTTTGCAATCCAGATAAGCCAGCATTTTCTGGGGATTCCCCAATCAACCTTATTGATGTTTTAAATCAAACCAAGCGATGGGCCATAGGCCTTCTTGAGGTGTGTTTCTCTAGGTATAGCCCAATTACATTTGGCATAAAAGCCATGGGCCTGCGCATGGGCCTTGCTTATTGTTATGGATTTTGGGCCATTTGGTCAATTCCAATCACCACATATGCCTTCCTACCCCAACTAGCTCTTCTCAATGGACTCACTATATTTCCAAAG GTTTCAGAGCCATGGTTTCTCTTATATGTGTTTGTTTTCATCGGAGCCTACTTTGAAGATCTTCTAGATTTTCACTCAATTGGAGTAACATTCCAAAAGTGGTGGAGTGACCAAAGGATGTGGCTGATTAAGGGACTCTCAAGCTTCTTGTTTGGATCCATTGAGTTCTTCTTCAAGTCCTTTGGCATTGCCACACTTGGGTTCAATGTGACAAGCAAAGTCATTGACGAGGACCAAAGCAAAAGGTACGAACAAGGAAGAATGGAGTTTGGAGTCCCATCACCTTTGTTTGTGCCCCTAACAACGGCTGCCGTTGTCAACTTGGCTGCCTTTGCTTGGGGGCATGTAGAGGTTTTCAGAGGCAGCAATGGCCTGGAGGGACTGTTGATGCAGATGTTCATAGCTGGGTTTGGGATAGCAAATTGCATGCCAATTTATGAAGGCATAATTAGGAGTGATAAAGGAAAAATTCCTACAAAAATTACTTTAGTTTCAACATTTATAGCGTTTGCTCTTTATGCAGCAGCTTATGTTACTCTTAGGAACTGA
- the LOC117627894 gene encoding auxin response factor 9 isoform X1 translates to MANREGGDLYPELWKACAGPLVEVPRSNERVFYFPQGHMEQLEASSPTNKELNQEIPQFNLPSKILCRVLNINLLAEQETDEVYAQITLLPDTNQAEPTSPDPSLPEPQRSTVHSFCKILTASDTSTHGGFSVLRKHATECLPPLDMTQATPTQELVARDLHGYEWRFKHIFRAGQPRRHLLTTGWSTFVTSKRLSAGDSFVFLRGGNGELRVGVRRLARQQSSMPSSVISSQSMHVGVLATATHAVATQTLFVVYYKPRTSQFIIGVNKYLEAVNNKFSVGMRFKMRFEGEDAPERRFSGTIIGLEDISSHWSHSKWRSLKVHWDESASVPRPDRVSPWEIEPFVASIPASVPQPSAVKNKRPRPAAEIPALDATMSPPSVATEGKRSENHALWHHQQADVISNNNSISRTQTDGGWLSQTGGSKLMFQDAMDDTKNFSGCPVFSGYSTPNSSKLKNDSMCDHVENGKKTETPTSCRIFGIEFINHSASSPFLEKTPLQPINASTGITEGRVSNSLAAESDQKSDVSKASKENKPGQLQVSSKETQTKQSCSTSTRSRTKVQMQGMAVGRAVDLTILEGYDQLIDELEEMFDIKGQIHSGNMWQIVFTDNEGDMMLMGDDPWAEFCDMVKRIFICSSQDVKKISAGCKLPLSSLEVEGTVTSSD, encoded by the exons TTGGAGGCATCATCACCAACAAATAAGGAACTGAATCAGGAGATTCCGCAGTTTAATCTTCCCTCAAAGATTCTCTGTCGCGTCCTTAACATTAACCTCTTG GCTGAACAAGAAACAGATGAGGTTTACGCACAGATTACTTTACTACCCGACACAAAT CAAGCCGAGCCTACTAGTCCTGATCCGAGTCTTCCTGAACCTCAAAGATCTACAGTTCACTCATTCTGCAAGATCTTAACTGCTTCAGATACAAGTACCCACGGTGGCTTTTCTGTTCTACGGAAACATGCCACTGAATGTCTTCCTCCACTG GACATGACCCAGGCAACCCCAACTCAGGAATTGGTTGCCAGGGATCTTCATGGTTATGAATGGCGGTTTAAGCATATTTTCAGAG CAGGTCAGCCGCGTAGGCACTTGCTTACAACAGGATGGAGCACTTTTGTTACTTCTAAGAGGTTAAGTGCTGGGgattcctttgtttttctcaG AGGGGGCAATGGGGAGTTGCGTGTTGGAGTTCGGCGTCTTGCTCGTCAGCAGAGCAGCATGCCGTCATCTGTGATCTCAAGTCAAAGCATGCATGTAGGGGTGCTTGCAACTGCAACCCATGCTGTTGCAACCCAAACTCTCTTTGTAGTCTATTATAAGCCAag GACGAGCCAGTTCATTATCGGCGTAAATAAGTATCTGGAGGCTGTCAACAACAAGTTTTCCGTTGGCATGAGATTCAAGATGAGGTTTGAGGGGGAGGATGCTCCTGAGAGAAG gTTTTCGGGCACAATAATTGGTCTGGAAGATATATCTTCTCATTGGTCACATTCAAAATGGCGGTCGCTTAAA GTTCATTGGGATGAGTCTGCATCAGTTCCCAGGCCTGACAGGGTATCTCCTTGGGAGATAGAACCTTTTGTGGCTTCTATACCTGCAAGTGTTCCTCAACCATCTGCGGTGAAGAACAAAAGGCCTCGACCAGCTGCTGAAATTCCAGCCCTTG ATGCTACAATGTCACCACCGAGTGTTGCTACTGAAGGCAAAAGAAGTGAAAACCATGCTCTATGGCATCATCAACAGGCAGACGTGATCAGCAATAACAACTCTATCTCAAGGACTCAGACTGATGGGGGATGGTTATCTCAGACAGGTGGTTCTAAACTTATGTTTCAGGATGCAATGGACGATACTAAAAATTTTTCTGGTTGCCCTGTTTTCTCTGGATATTCAACTCCAAACTCATCAAAGCTGAAAAATGACTCAATGTGTGACCATGTTGAAAATGGGAAGAAAACTGAGACACCCACTAGTTGCCGAATTTTTGGTATAGAGTTTATTAATCATTCTGCAAGCTCCCCATTTCTGGAGAAGACACCTCTACAACCAATCAATGCATCTACTGGAATCACTGAAGGACGTGTTAGTAACTCGTTGGCAGCTGAGTCAGACCAGAAATCTGACGTTTCAAAGGCTTctaaagaaaacaaacctgGACAGTTGCAAGTATCCTCGAAAGAGACACAGACCAAGCAGAGTTGCTCCACATCCACCAGAAGTCGCACCAAG GTTCAAATGCAGGGGATGGCTGTTGGCCGAGCAGTGGACTTGACAATATTGGAAGGATATGACCAGCTTATAGATGAACTGGAGGAGATGTTTGATATCAAGGGACAGATTCACTCTGGTAACATGTGGCAGATTGTCTTTACTGATAATGAAGGAGACATGATGCTTATGGGTGACGACCCGTGGGC GGAATTCTGTGACATGGTGAAGAGAATCTTCATTTGTTCAAGTCAGGACGTGAAGAAAATTAGTGCAGGGTGCAAACTTCCATTGTCTTCACTAGAAGTTGAAGGAACCGTAACAAGCTCGGACTAA
- the LOC117627894 gene encoding auxin response factor 9 isoform X2 produces MANREGGDLYPELWKACAGPLVEVPRSNERVFYFPQGHMEQLEASSPTNKELNQEIPQFNLPSKILCRVLNINLLAEQETDEVYAQITLLPDTNQAEPTSPDPSLPEPQRSTVHSFCKILTASDTSTHGGFSVLRKHATECLPPLDMTQATPTQELVARDLHGYEWRFKHIFRGQPRRHLLTTGWSTFVTSKRLSAGDSFVFLRGGNGELRVGVRRLARQQSSMPSSVISSQSMHVGVLATATHAVATQTLFVVYYKPRTSQFIIGVNKYLEAVNNKFSVGMRFKMRFEGEDAPERRFSGTIIGLEDISSHWSHSKWRSLKVHWDESASVPRPDRVSPWEIEPFVASIPASVPQPSAVKNKRPRPAAEIPALDATMSPPSVATEGKRSENHALWHHQQADVISNNNSISRTQTDGGWLSQTGGSKLMFQDAMDDTKNFSGCPVFSGYSTPNSSKLKNDSMCDHVENGKKTETPTSCRIFGIEFINHSASSPFLEKTPLQPINASTGITEGRVSNSLAAESDQKSDVSKASKENKPGQLQVSSKETQTKQSCSTSTRSRTKVQMQGMAVGRAVDLTILEGYDQLIDELEEMFDIKGQIHSGNMWQIVFTDNEGDMMLMGDDPWAEFCDMVKRIFICSSQDVKKISAGCKLPLSSLEVEGTVTSSD; encoded by the exons TTGGAGGCATCATCACCAACAAATAAGGAACTGAATCAGGAGATTCCGCAGTTTAATCTTCCCTCAAAGATTCTCTGTCGCGTCCTTAACATTAACCTCTTG GCTGAACAAGAAACAGATGAGGTTTACGCACAGATTACTTTACTACCCGACACAAAT CAAGCCGAGCCTACTAGTCCTGATCCGAGTCTTCCTGAACCTCAAAGATCTACAGTTCACTCATTCTGCAAGATCTTAACTGCTTCAGATACAAGTACCCACGGTGGCTTTTCTGTTCTACGGAAACATGCCACTGAATGTCTTCCTCCACTG GACATGACCCAGGCAACCCCAACTCAGGAATTGGTTGCCAGGGATCTTCATGGTTATGAATGGCGGTTTAAGCATATTTTCAGAG GTCAGCCGCGTAGGCACTTGCTTACAACAGGATGGAGCACTTTTGTTACTTCTAAGAGGTTAAGTGCTGGGgattcctttgtttttctcaG AGGGGGCAATGGGGAGTTGCGTGTTGGAGTTCGGCGTCTTGCTCGTCAGCAGAGCAGCATGCCGTCATCTGTGATCTCAAGTCAAAGCATGCATGTAGGGGTGCTTGCAACTGCAACCCATGCTGTTGCAACCCAAACTCTCTTTGTAGTCTATTATAAGCCAag GACGAGCCAGTTCATTATCGGCGTAAATAAGTATCTGGAGGCTGTCAACAACAAGTTTTCCGTTGGCATGAGATTCAAGATGAGGTTTGAGGGGGAGGATGCTCCTGAGAGAAG gTTTTCGGGCACAATAATTGGTCTGGAAGATATATCTTCTCATTGGTCACATTCAAAATGGCGGTCGCTTAAA GTTCATTGGGATGAGTCTGCATCAGTTCCCAGGCCTGACAGGGTATCTCCTTGGGAGATAGAACCTTTTGTGGCTTCTATACCTGCAAGTGTTCCTCAACCATCTGCGGTGAAGAACAAAAGGCCTCGACCAGCTGCTGAAATTCCAGCCCTTG ATGCTACAATGTCACCACCGAGTGTTGCTACTGAAGGCAAAAGAAGTGAAAACCATGCTCTATGGCATCATCAACAGGCAGACGTGATCAGCAATAACAACTCTATCTCAAGGACTCAGACTGATGGGGGATGGTTATCTCAGACAGGTGGTTCTAAACTTATGTTTCAGGATGCAATGGACGATACTAAAAATTTTTCTGGTTGCCCTGTTTTCTCTGGATATTCAACTCCAAACTCATCAAAGCTGAAAAATGACTCAATGTGTGACCATGTTGAAAATGGGAAGAAAACTGAGACACCCACTAGTTGCCGAATTTTTGGTATAGAGTTTATTAATCATTCTGCAAGCTCCCCATTTCTGGAGAAGACACCTCTACAACCAATCAATGCATCTACTGGAATCACTGAAGGACGTGTTAGTAACTCGTTGGCAGCTGAGTCAGACCAGAAATCTGACGTTTCAAAGGCTTctaaagaaaacaaacctgGACAGTTGCAAGTATCCTCGAAAGAGACACAGACCAAGCAGAGTTGCTCCACATCCACCAGAAGTCGCACCAAG GTTCAAATGCAGGGGATGGCTGTTGGCCGAGCAGTGGACTTGACAATATTGGAAGGATATGACCAGCTTATAGATGAACTGGAGGAGATGTTTGATATCAAGGGACAGATTCACTCTGGTAACATGTGGCAGATTGTCTTTACTGATAATGAAGGAGACATGATGCTTATGGGTGACGACCCGTGGGC GGAATTCTGTGACATGGTGAAGAGAATCTTCATTTGTTCAAGTCAGGACGTGAAGAAAATTAGTGCAGGGTGCAAACTTCCATTGTCTTCACTAGAAGTTGAAGGAACCGTAACAAGCTCGGACTAA